ATCAATCTGCATCGCATCCATGTTGAGGGACAGCGGGTACTGAACCTTGGCCATGTATCGACGGGCCAAGACACCCTTCACCACTCGGGTAACGCTGAGGCCGCATAGAACGGAGGAACAAGGTTCTTTCGCCGTATCCTTCCGAAGCCTACCCGCCATCGCTGCTTGAGCTCACCCAGCGTTCGAATGCAGGCGTTGCCGAGCACGTTCCGCTTGATATAGGCCCATAACCACTCAATCGGATTGCACTCTGGCGCGTACGCTGGCAGATACTCGACGGTCAGTCTTGGTTCTGCTTCTACGAACGCCTGCACGCTCTTCGCCCGGTGAATTGCGGGCCGGTCGAAGAAGACGATCACATTCCCAGGAATATGATCCAGCAGGTGCTGCAAGAATTCCTGCACCTGCATGGCCTTCACGGAGTGTTCGTAGGTGTGTTGGTAAACCTTCCCGGTATTGGTGAGTCCCGCGATGATCGAGAGGCTCTTCCAGTTCAGCTTGGTCTCCACCGTTGGGGTTTGTCCGCAGGGCGCCCAGGTCTTCACCACGGTCGTCTTCAGGCTGGAACCTGACTCGTCAGCAAAGACGATGCTGGCGCCCTGCTCTACGGCTTTTTTACGAGCTCCGGATACGTCACTTCCACCCAGTGAGCGATGGCTTGCTCATCGCGTTCCACAGCGCGCTTCTCGGGCTTCTGGTACGTCCAGCCGAGCTGGTGAAGCAGCTTGCGGACATGATCGTGGTGGTACCACACCCCAAAAGCCACGCCGATGAGATCCGCGATGCGCTTGGTCGTCCACAGGTCCTGCTGTTGACCGTGGGCTTTGGGGCCTTGTCGGAGCCGTTCAACCAGTTGGCTTTTCTGCTCGGCGGTCAGGGCGGCTGGACGACCGGTGGCGAGGGTGGCTTTCAAAGCAGCTTCCCCTTCAGCTCGGTAGCGCTTGATCCAGGTGTCGATCGTGGTCATCGAGACGCTGAAGTGCTTGGCGAGGGCGCTGCGGGTGTGGTCACCTTGCCCGATGAGCTTGGCGGCTTCGAGTCGGCGTTCTTCGAGTTGCTGTCGGGTGAGCTGTTGAGGGAACCAGGCCGATGGCATCCCGAAACCCTACCAGCCTTGCTATGAGATTTTTACCGCCGTCACTACTGGGTTGGGTCAGGCGGCTTGAACTTCAAATCGCATTCGAGGAGCTCAATGCTGTGCTCGACCGCAAACGCGCTTCACCCTGAAAAACTGAAAAATGTCAGTTGAACATGGGACCGGGAATTGAAGCAGGAGGTCTGTCGCACTTTGAGGGGCAGTCATGGAGGGGACTACATCATCACGCCACGCTGTGCTCGGTCGCGCTGGCGTTCTTGCAGTGGGCGCGGCTCGAACAGCCCGATGAGATTGTGGGGCAGACCGTGCCAGCAGTGCGAATGGAGTTGGCCGGAGCAGCACTCCGGCCAGTCATCTGTCCGCGTTGCCGTCTTGGAGCCGTACAGTCCGCCAGACCCTAAATATTCCCCGAAGTACAGCTACATGCTCTTGGAGCCGGTGGACCAGCTGTTTTTACCGGCTGGCGCGTGAAGTCACGAAAGTGTCGGGGACCAAGCGCCTTGATACCCATGAAGCTTCCATGCTTCTTTCTATACCCTTGATGCCTGAACGTCAGTCCTCCGCGACGGTATCCATCTGGTGTGACGCTCGTAGCTGCTCGCGACGGCGCTCGTCGGCCAGAGCGTGAATTTCGGCGATCACGTCGTTCTGCAAGGCCCTGGAGACCCGTGTGTTAATCGCCCGGACACGCTCGGTATCGAGTTTTGACGTCCGGTCCTCCCGAAGGAGACCATTCGTTTCCTGCTCGGTGTCCGTCAGCTGGGTGTAACAAAAGCCCGAAATGACCGGACTGTCAAGAACGGCGGTGACGATCTCTTCGTAACGGCTGAGAAGCGCGTCGGTGTCTGGCAGGGTTCCATATCCCCACCAGCGGTCTGCCTGAGTAGGCGCGTGGCTCAGACCACCGAACTCGGTGAGCATGACCGGCTCGCCTTTACGGTGGTGCCCGGCGAGGTAGAAGTTGCGCCGGGACGGCTGCACTGCTTTGAGGGTGTGCTCGAGCGCTTCTGCCGAACCATAGCGCTCACGCAGCGTCTTACCGTCGAGTGCGTAGTCATGCAC
The Deinococcus peraridilitoris DSM 19664 genome window above contains:
- a CDS encoding IS630 family transposase (programmed frameshift): MPSAWFPQQLTRQQLEERRLEAAKLIGQGDHTRSALAKHFSVSMTTIDTWIKRYRAEGEAALKATLATGRPAALTAEQKSQLVERLRQGPKAHGQQQDLWTTKRIADLIGVAFGVWYHHDHVRKLLHQLGWTYQKPEKRAVERDEQAIAHWVEVTYPELKKAVEQGASIVFADESGSSLKTTVVKTWAPCGQTPTVETKLNWKSLSIIAGLTNTGKVYQHTYEHSVKAMQVQEFLQHLLDHIPGNVIVFFDRPAIHRAKSVQAFVEAEPRLTVEYLPAYAPECNPIEWLWAYIKRNVLGNACIRTLGELKQRWRVGFGRIRRKNLVPPFYAASALPEW